The Paenibacillus sp. FSL H7-0357 nucleotide sequence ACCGCAGATACGAGGTCCGGGCAGGAGAAGCGCTGATTCTCCGCCCGGACTGCCATCACTTTGGAACCGAAGGCTGCCGGAAAGACACCTCCTACTATTGGCTCCACTTCCAGACCTCCGGCACCTGGAGTCCGGTTACCGTTCCTTCAGCCTCGTTAAAGGCAGAGGACACGGTTGATGAGTGCTCTCATTCCGCCCTGTTTGATGTCCGCACCTTCAACTTGTGGTTATCGCAGTACATGACACTGCTCCAGCCCGCCAGGATGGAAGAGCTGCTGGCCCAGCTGGAGCAGCTGAAGGTCAATGCCCACCTGGATTCAGTCCGCTTCAAGCAGCAGATTCTGTTCCAGGAGGTTCTGCAGCAGCTCTCCGCCTCCATGCACCGGGAGCAGACCGTCTCGTTGACCACCGCTTGCGCCGAGCAAGCCGCCTCTTATCTGCGTGCCCATTACCGCGAGGAGATCACGACGGGCATGCTGGGAGACAGCCTGAATTTTCATCCGGTCTATATTGCCCGCTGTATGAACAGGGAGTACGGGTGCTCTCCAATGGAATACCTGCTCCGCTACCGCATTGAACAGAGCAAGCTGCTGCTGATGCAGACCAGCTTCCCCATCGCGCGGATTGCTGAAGAAGTCGGCTTCAACCAGGCTCCCTATTTCAGCTCCAGCTTCATGAAGCTGGAAGGGATCTCTCCGCGGCAATACCGCCAGCGCTTCTCCTGATGAAATGCACTGCTGCGGATGGGCGGGTATCCATGTGGATAGCCGCAGCAAGCAAACAAGCCACTATCCGTAACTAACGGATAGTGGCTATGGATCAATCTCTATAGGTTGAACTTTAGATGCCGATCCCCTACCCGAATGGGTACATCTCCTCATCCCTTAATACGCAGCCATCGCTGACGCTGACTACCTCTGTAAGATTACTTGCAATCCGCCTTAGCCTCCTCCTCAAGCGAGGCAAAATAAGCAATTTTATGATCTACCTTTTGCGCAAAGGTCTGGAAAAACTTAATCTTCTCATCAATATGCAGCTTATGAGCCTGCAGCAATTTCCGCTGCTCGGATAGTGAGCTATGTCCTTCCTTGGAGAGCGAGATAAACTGTTTGATATCGGCGATCGGCATCCCGGTATCCTTCAGGCAGCAAATTAACGAAATCAGCTCCAGATCCTCATCATGAAAACAACGGTTTCCGTTCTCATCCCTGGCAACCACGGGCAGTACGCCCTCTCTTTCGTAATAACGTAACGTATATTGGCTCAGACCGCTTTTTTGTGATATGGTTTTGATGCTGTATCCCATGATAACAGCTCCCTTCCGCCTTTGGCTTTGGTTCCATCTCTAAAGTAACACCATTCGGGTTCTATTAAAAGCGCTTTAAAAATCTATTGACTTACAGTTAACTCTAAGGTCTACACTTTACTAGGAACCTTACATTTGAGGAGTGAGCAAACAATGGTAAAAAAAATTAAAGCAGGCAACAGCCAGCTTGAGGTCGCCCAGATTTCTTTAGGCTGCATGCGCATTGCCGATCTGTCTCCACAAGAAGCGGACGTGCATATTCACAGTGCCCTGGAGGCCGGAATAGACTTTTTTGACCATGCGGATATTTATGCCGCCGGTAAAGCTGAAGAAGTATTTGGCGACGTACTGGCCGCCAGCCCGGGCATGCGCGATCAGCTGATGATCCAGACGAAATGCGGAATCCGCCAGGGATTTTTCGACTTCTCCAAAGAGCATATTGTCCAGTCGGTGGAGAACAGCCTGAAGCGCCTGAAGACCGATTATGTAGACGTGCTCCTGCTGCACCGCCCCGACACGCTGATGGAGCCGGAGGAAGTGGCTGAAGCCTTTGATCTCCTGGAGCAAAAAGGCATGGTTAAGCACTTCGGTGTCAGCAACCTCAACCCGCTGCAAATCGAGCTGCTCAAAAAAAATGTCAAACAGCCGCTGCTCTTCAACCAGCTGCAGCTTAGCATTATGGTCTCAGGCATGATTGATGCCGGCTTCAACGTCAACATGACCAACTCCGGTTCAGTTGTACATGATGGAGGCATTCTGGAGTACAGCCGCCTGCATGATATGACAATCCAGCCTTGGTCACCGTTCCAATACGGCTTCTTTGAAGGCGTATTCCTGGGCAATGAGAAGTTCCCTGAATTGAATGAAGTCATTGGCCGCCTGGCCGCTGAAAAAGAAGTTGCCGACACCGCCATCGCGATTGCCTGGCTGCTCAGACATCCGGCCAACATGCAGCCGATCGTGGGCACGACCAATACCCAGCGTCTGCTTGATATTGCCAAAGCGTCGGATATCACACTGACCCGTCAGGAATGGTACGAGATTTATCGTGCAGCGGGCAACAAGCTTCCTTAACTTGTCCCATTTCTGGACCAGCCATAGCTTAAGAACACCTGTAAACAAACAAAGAGTACTCCAGAAGCCGCTTAAGGTTACCGGAGTGCTTTTTGGTATTAACAACCTTACTGAAATTATCATGGATCAACAGCGTACATAATCTAATTGACCTTTTTCATGCACTGGGATATTTTATTTCTAAAGGATAAGTAGAACGGAGCTTGCAGATGGGGTTACACTATAAGGGGTTTCTGATATCGCTTCTGATTTTGTTGCCAAACATTCTTTTATTACGCTTTGCCCCACGATCCATTCCCAAATTAACCTCTACCTCTATTCTCTTTACGGTATTCGAACGGATTGGCCAAATCACTTGTTTTGTTCTGCCTATCCTCTATGGGCGAAAGATTGCAGAGCAACCTATAGACTATATAACACTTCTAATGGGGATCTGCCTCATAATTTACTACCTATGCTGGATTCGCTTTTTTGGGGGCGGCCGAGAGTTTTCATTATTGTTTAAACCCCTAGGTCCTATCCCAATACCAATGGCCCTCTTCCCAATGCTGTATTTTATCCTTCTGGCATATTGGCTGCACTCATATCTCTTTGTTGTCCCTGCCCTTATATTCTCCATCGGCCACTTTGTAAATAGCTGGAGTGTATATACGCAGATCAGGAGATAGTATTACACTGGTCAAAATTCTGATTTTAAAAGCTACTGCTTTCGTTTCTCTAGCCTAGCGCACCCCTTCGCCGCCCTTTTCCGCCCTTTTCCTATCACCATTTAAATGCCGCTTTAAATGACACAATAGCTTGCTATTCCGCCAGTGACAAGTAACGGTGGGCCAAATCAATCAGCAATTGCTCCTCCATCCCGTGGAATTCGAAAATTGTCACTGTCTTATTTTTTTCTTCGTGATAAAGATGCATCTCTTTCCACCCGGAATTGTGCGCTCTGATCAAGGCAATATCCTCTCCAAACCCTTCAACAAACTTCCAGCTGGCCGGATAAGAATAAGACATGTGATCCGACTTCATGCGCGGCTTGTCCGTTAGATCATTATAATCCGTACCCTGCACCACAACGATGTGTTGCTGGCTGTCATTTTCGAAAATTTCCACAAAGGCTGGTCCGAGCGG carries:
- a CDS encoding AraC family transcriptional regulator — encoded protein: MSLLQFTGPPVPHYIISGLAYFLPGYIHMNRQHIQVFDLLFVREGCLYLGEEDRRYEVRAGEALILRPDCHHFGTEGCRKDTSYYWLHFQTSGTWSPVTVPSASLKAEDTVDECSHSALFDVRTFNLWLSQYMTLLQPARMEELLAQLEQLKVNAHLDSVRFKQQILFQEVLQQLSASMHREQTVSLTTACAEQAASYLRAHYREEITTGMLGDSLNFHPVYIARCMNREYGCSPMEYLLRYRIEQSKLLLMQTSFPIARIAEEVGFNQAPYFSSSFMKLEGISPRQYRQRFS
- a CDS encoding MerR family transcriptional regulator; its protein translation is MGYSIKTISQKSGLSQYTLRYYEREGVLPVVARDENGNRCFHDEDLELISLICCLKDTGMPIADIKQFISLSKEGHSSLSEQRKLLQAHKLHIDEKIKFFQTFAQKVDHKIAYFASLEEEAKADCK
- a CDS encoding aldo/keto reductase, producing MVKKIKAGNSQLEVAQISLGCMRIADLSPQEADVHIHSALEAGIDFFDHADIYAAGKAEEVFGDVLAASPGMRDQLMIQTKCGIRQGFFDFSKEHIVQSVENSLKRLKTDYVDVLLLHRPDTLMEPEEVAEAFDLLEQKGMVKHFGVSNLNPLQIELLKKNVKQPLLFNQLQLSIMVSGMIDAGFNVNMTNSGSVVHDGGILEYSRLHDMTIQPWSPFQYGFFEGVFLGNEKFPELNEVIGRLAAEKEVADTAIAIAWLLRHPANMQPIVGTTNTQRLLDIAKASDITLTRQEWYEIYRAAGNKLP